A region from the Salminus brasiliensis chromosome 22, fSalBra1.hap2, whole genome shotgun sequence genome encodes:
- the LOC140543711 gene encoding uncharacterized protein isoform X4 — translation MKVRELGFSSVHIGILCLCVLASGFPLLMSFLLCIVLNGFSVHFAFIFCPNIALCLAFILWGVLHGFFAEAATCSALNLLRIVFLIWIASGFEIFKEIFQRVSERSAFTLAYAVISTLAYSGLFWQLYQESKNTEILIAVGFLLILMLLFYIWILIHEIFQRVSERSAFTLAYAVISTLAYSGLHVLGPSGPLTVELGGSLMLPCYVESPLPLEELEVEWKRTDSESLVHLFQDGESRPEAQSQAYSGRARFFTEEIKHGNFSLLLTDLTSKDAGVYSCTVYRQQETGQALVEIKDVERLIVTGSQVTGAYVGEVTTLSCSVDSHIPPEELEVSWKKVDQQIPVLIFQDGLIHQESTHERYINRVEFFGPEEILEGNFSLRLKDLQTEDEGLYICEVFYGQFSANTTMKVRELGFSSVHIGILCLCVLASGFPLLMSFLLCIVLNGFSVHFAFIFCPNIALCLAFILWGVLHGFFAEAATCSALNLLRIVFLIWIASGFEIFKEIFQRVSERSAFTLAYAVISTLAYSGLFWQLYQESKNTEILIAVGFLLILMLLFYIWILIHEIFQRVSERSAFTLAYAVISTLAYSGFKKIQRGGLLNYILTEIINVGRGIILVFLYGRHTRLHVLCPSGPLTVELGGSLMLPCYVESPLPLEELEVEWKRTDSESLVHLFQDGESRPEAQSQAYSGRARFFTEEIKHGNFSLLLTDLTSKDAGVYSCTVYRQQETGQALVEIKDVERLIVTGSQVTGAYVGEVTTLSCSVDSHIPPEELEVSWKKVDQQIPVLIFQDGLIHQESTHERYINRVEFFGPEEILEGNFSLRLKDLQTEDEGLYICEVFYGQFSANTTMKVRELGFSSCHIGIFCLCVLASGFPLLMSFLLCIVLDGFSVHFAFIFCPNIALCLAFILWGVLHGFFAEAATCSALNLLRIVFLIWIASGFEIFKEIFQRVSERSAFTLAYAVISTLAYSGLFWQLYQESKNTEILIAVGFLLILMLLFYIWILVHGFKKIQRGGLLNYILTEIINVGRGIILVFLYGRHTNNFVMITLASLLLWISFCGLPYLSKRRQSSLVLIWMTVVLILEGLNASLSVYIHNVVLESDKEHIGLTCVTVYLYILTVILLFEYLCTFYESMSSDTQRSLESVFGLWVQDEGLSLVVMYFICAVGLPIVNAIALAVEVIVNATQKQKKRGEELGGGDGRNRRFLMKGRLNRTYRN, via the exons ATGAAAGTGCGGGAACTGG GGTTTTCCAGTGTTCACATAGGGATATTGTGTCTCTGTGTGCTGGCAAGTGGATTTCCATTGCTGATGAGCTTCCTATTATGTATCGTTTTGAATG GTTTTTCTGTACATTTTGCATTTATCTTTTGTCCGAACATTGCTCTATGCCTCGCCTTTATCCTTTGGGGTGTGCTTCATG GATTCTTCGCTGAGGCTGCTACATGCTCTGCACTTAACCTGCTGAGGATTGTTTTTCTGATTTGGATAGCTTCAGgttttgaaatatttaaag AAATCTTCCAAAGAGTCAGTGAACGATCAGCATTTACACTAGCGTATGCTGTGATCAGTACTCTTGCTTATTCAG GTCTTTTTTGGCAGTTATATCAGGAGagcaaaaacactgaaatactgatTGCTGTTGGATTCCTGCTGATACTGATGCTTCTGTTTTACATATGGATCTTGATTCACG AAATCTTCCAAAGAGTTAGTGAACGATCAGCATTTACACTAGCGTATGCTGTGATCAGTACTCTTGCTTATTCAG GGCTCCACGTTCTAGGTCCCTCTGGTCCTCTGACTGTGGAGCTGGGGGGCTCACTGATGCTACCCTGCTATGTTGAAAGCCCCCTACCGCTGGAAGAGCTGGAAGTGGAGTGGAAGAGAACAGACTCTGAATCTTTAGTGCATTTATTCCAAGATGGAGAAAGTCGCCCAGAGGCTCAGAGCCAGGCTTACAGTGGAAGAGCCAGGTTCTTCACTGAGGAGATCAAGCATGGAAACTTCTCTCTCCTGCTCACAGATCTGACCAGTAAAGATGCTGGAGTTTACAGCTGTACTGTTTACAGACAGCAGGAGACTGGCCAGGCTTTGGTAGAAATAAAGGACGTAG AGCGTCTTATTGTAACTGGAAGTCAAGTCACAGGTGCATATGTGGGTGAGGTCACCACTCTGAGCTGCTCTGTAGATTCCCACATCCCACCTGAAGAGCTTGAAGTCTCATGGAAGAAAGTGGATCAACAGATCCCGGTGCTGATCTTCCAAGATGGTTTGATTCACCAAGAATCAACTCATGAGAGATACATCAACAGAGTGGAGTTCTTCGGCCCTGAGGAAATCCTCGAAGGAAATTTCTCACTTAGATTAAAGGACCTCCAGACTGAGGATGAAGGCCTGTATATATGTGAGGTGTTCTATGGGCAGTTTTCAGCTAACACAACCATGAAAGTGCGGGAACTGG GGTTTTCCAGTGTTCACATAGGGATATTGTGTCTCTGTGTGCTGGCAAGTGGATTTCCATTGCTGATGAGCTTCCTATTATGTATCGTTTTGAATG GTTTTTCTGTACATTTTGCATTTATCTTTTGTCCGAACATTGCTCTATGCCTCGCCTTTATCCTTTGGGGTGTGCTTCATG GATTCTTCGCTGAGGCTGCTACATGCTCTGCACTTAACCTGCTGAGGATTGTTTTTCTGATTTGGATAGCTTCAGgttttgaaatatttaaag AAATCTTCCAAAGAGTCAGTGAACGATCAGCATTTACACTAGCGTATGCTGTGATCAGTACTCTTGCTTATTCAG GTCTTTTTTGGCAGTTATATCAGGAGagcaaaaacactgaaatactgatTGCTGTTGGATTCCTGCTGATACTGATGCTTCTGTTTTACATATGGATCTTGATTCACG AAATCTTCCAAAGAGTTAGTGAACGATCAGCATTTACACTAGCGTATGCTGTGATCAGTACTCTTGCTTATTCAG gatTTAAAAAAATCCAGCGAGGAGGACTACTGAATTACATTCTTACAGAAATCATTAATGTTGGACGAGGGATCATTTTGGTCTTTTTATATGGCCGTCATACCA GGCTCCACGTTCTATGTCCCTCTGGTCCTCTGACTGTGGAGCTGGGGGGCTCACTGATGCTACCCTGCTATGTTGAAAGCCCCCTACCGCTGGAAGAGCTGGAAGTGGAGTGGAAGAGAACAGACTCTGAATCTTTAGTGCATTTATTCCAAGATGGAGAAAGTCGCCCAGAGGCTCAGAGCCAGGCTTACAGTGGAAGAGCCAGGTTCTTCACTGAGGAGATCAAGCATGGAAACTTCTCTCTCCTGCTCACAGATCTGACCAGTAAAGATGCTGGAGTTTACAGCTGTACTGTTTACAGACAGCAGGAGACTGGCCAGGCTTTGGTAGAAATAAAGGACGTAG AGCGTCTTATTGTAACTGGAAGTCAAGTCACAGGTGCATATGTGGGTGAGGTCACCACTCTGAGCTGCTCTGTAGATTCCCACATCCCACCTGAAGAGCTTGAAGTCTCATGGAAGAAAGTGGATCAACAGATCCCGGTGCTGATCTTCCAAGATGGTTTGATTCACCAAGAATCAACTCATGAGAGATACATCAACAGAGTGGAGTTCTTCGGCCCTGAGGAAATCCTCGAAGGAAATTTCTCACTTAGATTAAAGGACCTCCAGACTGAGGATGAAGGCCTGTATATATGTGAGGTGTTCTATGGGCAGTTTTCAGCTAACACAACCATGAAAGTGCGGGAACTGG GGTTTTCCAGTTGTCACATAGGGATATTCTGTCTCTGTGTGCTGGCAAGTGGATTTCCATTGCTGATGAGCTTCCTATTATGTATCGTTTTAGATG GTTTTTCTGTACATTTTGCATTTATCTTTTGTCCGAACATTGCTCTATGCCTCGCCTTTATCCTTTGGGGTGTGCTTCATG GATTCTTCGCTGAGGCTGCTACATGCTCTGCACTTAACCTGCTGAGGATTGTTTTTCTGATTTGGATAGCTTCAGgttttgaaatatttaaag AAATCTTCCAAAGAGTCAGTGAACGATCAGCATTTACACTAGCATATGCTGTGATCAGTACTCTTGCTTATTCAG GTCTTTTTTGGCAGTTATATCAGGAGagcaaaaacactgaaatactgatTGCTGTTGGATTCCTGCTGATACTGATGCTTCTGTTTTACATATGGATCTTGGTTCACG gatTTAAAAAAATCCAGCGAGGAGGACTACTGAATTACATTCTTACAGAAATCATTAATGTTGGACGAGGGATCATTTTGGTCTTTTTATATGGCCGTCATACCA ataATTTTGTCATGATCACCCTGGCCTCTCTGCTACTGTGGATTTCTTTTTGTGGATTGCCAT ACCTCtctaaaagaagacaaagttcACTGG tttTGATCTGGATGACGGTTGTGTTAATCTTAGAGGGTCTAAATGCATCGCTCTCTGTGTACATTCATAATGTGGTACTTGAATCTGATAAAG aGCACATAGGGCTGACCTGTGTGACTGTTTATCTCTACATTTTGACTGTGATTCTGCTCTTTGAATATTTATGTACTTTCTATG